A genomic stretch from Thermodesulfovibrionales bacterium includes:
- a CDS encoding aldehyde:ferredoxin oxidoreductase, with the protein MSKIGGYYGRILYINLTNGKIEKREIAEEDLAKFVGGRGVGVKILWDHLKKPGVDPFADENPLIFMTG; encoded by the coding sequence ATGAGTAAAATTGGCGGATACTATGGAAGGATACTTTATATAAACCTCACAAATGGAAAGATTGAAAAAAGAGAAATTGCAGAAGAAGACCTTGCTAAATTCGTTGGTGGAAGAGGTGTTGGAGTAAAAATACTCTGGGATCACCTAAAAAAGCCAGGAGTTGACCCATTCGCCGATGAAAATCCGCTCATATTTATGACAGGT
- a CDS encoding 4Fe-4S dicluster domain-containing protein: MNERKFTRREILKAAGAGAALVLAQKYGVFSIAWADPQKKTLKMVVVDYSKCTGCRVCEAVCSSYNNPVIINGERLSGLGNPTHSRIRIHSFNPDVDIPNVCAMCPDAPCVNACPVNPEPKTGRKAIYRDDKTLTIQTDLERCISCGSCAKACAEKRTAVLELDPKTGKPRAVCNLCGGDPQCVKQCPFDALSMVEVNTNRRFYGQSPQKIAKTLSKQWYGVADLGGVK; the protein is encoded by the coding sequence ATGAATGAGAGAAAATTTACAAGAAGGGAGATTTTAAAGGCTGCTGGGGCTGGTGCTGCTTTGGTTTTGGCTCAAAAATATGGAGTATTTTCAATTGCTTGGGCTGACCCTCAGAAGAAAACTCTTAAAATGGTGGTTGTTGACTACTCTAAATGTACAGGTTGTAGAGTCTGTGAAGCAGTATGTTCTTCTTATAATAATCCTGTAATCATTAATGGAGAAAGACTTTCCGGACTTGGAAATCCCACTCATTCAAGAATTCGTATCCATAGTTTTAATCCTGACGTAGATATTCCCAATGTCTGTGCCATGTGTCCTGATGCACCCTGTGTAAATGCCTGTCCTGTTAACCCAGAGCCCAAAACAGGAAGGAAAGCCATATACAGAGATGATAAAACCTTAACCATTCAAACAGATTTAGAAAGATGTATTTCCTGTGGTAGCTGTGCCAAAGCCTGTGCAGAAAAAAGAACTGCAGTATTAGAGCTTGACCCTAAAACCGGTAAACCCCGTGCAGTGTGCAATCTCTGTGGAGGAGACCCTCAATGTGTAAAACAATGTCCCTTTGATGCTTTATCAATGGTAGAGGTAAACACAAATAGAAGATTTTATGGACAGTCTCCTCAAAAAATAGCCAAAACTTTGTCTAAACAATGGTATGGAGTAGCTGATTTAGGAGGTGTAAAATGA